A region from the Thermanaeromonas toyohensis ToBE genome encodes:
- a CDS encoding stalk domain-containing protein: MQEVPGAGLVLALEPNCGLDKLKEEDIVAVARQLGDLKIPVFLRFASEMNMEGTNQWHGDPQKYVFWFRKVASIIREYAPNVAMVWNLFDIVQPEGVKATALSYYPGDAYVDWVGVNFYSDYYLSGQVDQPGAGIDPLQRLDYWYRVFFTRKPLMVGEFGIAHTTLKPYREDVSWWAANYIRKFYNTLPLLYPRVKAVVYLDLDESDPLYTQAKVSDYRLSDKEEILRAYREAIASPYYLEKIGQSSPAPFYQELREGEKLQGEVILGAYAKIYDPFISRVQYYLDGMLVAQASLPPYLARFDFSRAYGPSSLEVKVFDSQEREAFRRTYLIEGGGIPVAVFTLGEKSYTCRGEVKEMDVAPFVEGGRSFIPLRFLAQSLGVPGEGILWDEQERLVKISSQDHTIVLRLGEKKIKVDGQIKPLDVAPVEREGRVFLPARYVAEVLGYEVGWVESRQQVVMWPGR; encoded by the coding sequence CCGTGGCTAGACAGTTGGGGGATTTAAAAATACCGGTGTTCCTGCGCTTTGCCTCGGAGATGAATATGGAGGGCACTAATCAGTGGCATGGCGACCCCCAGAAATATGTTTTTTGGTTCCGTAAGGTTGCTTCTATTATACGGGAATACGCCCCTAATGTAGCCATGGTATGGAATCTCTTTGATATAGTACAGCCCGAAGGGGTTAAGGCCACCGCCCTTTCCTATTATCCGGGAGATGCCTACGTGGACTGGGTGGGAGTAAATTTCTACAGCGACTACTATTTGAGTGGCCAGGTAGATCAGCCCGGCGCGGGGATAGATCCCTTGCAGCGTTTGGATTACTGGTACCGCGTGTTTTTCACCCGCAAGCCCCTTATGGTGGGGGAGTTCGGGATCGCGCATACGACCCTTAAGCCTTACCGGGAGGATGTAAGCTGGTGGGCGGCTAACTATATCCGCAAGTTTTATAATACCTTGCCCCTGCTTTACCCCCGCGTTAAAGCTGTTGTGTATTTAGATCTCGATGAAAGCGACCCTCTCTATACCCAGGCTAAAGTGAGCGACTACCGTCTGAGCGATAAAGAAGAGATATTGAGGGCTTACCGGGAAGCTATAGCTAGTCCTTATTACCTGGAAAAGATTGGCCAGAGCAGCCCGGCTCCTTTTTACCAGGAGCTAAGAGAAGGCGAGAAACTTCAAGGCGAGGTTATCCTTGGGGCTTATGCCAAGATTTATGATCCCTTTATCAGCCGGGTGCAGTACTATCTTGATGGTATGCTTGTAGCCCAAGCTAGCCTTCCTCCTTACCTGGCCAGGTTTGATTTTAGCCGGGCCTATGGGCCATCATCCCTTGAAGTTAAGGTTTTTGATAGCCAGGAGAGGGAAGCCTTTAGGCGAACCTACCTGATAGAAGGAGGGGGTATCCCGGTAGCGGTCTTCACTTTAGGTGAGAAAAGCTATACCTGTAGGGGCGAGGTAAAGGAGATGGATGTAGCGCCTTTTGTTGAGGGAGGACGTAGTTTTATACCCTTAAGGTTTTTGGCCCAATCCTTAGGAGTACCAGGAGAAGGTATTCTTTGGGATGAGCAAGAGCGTTTGGTAAAAATTTCTTCCCAAGACCATACTATAGTGTTGCGGTTGGGGGAGAAAAAGATAAAGGTAGATGGGCAGATTAAGCCTCTGGATGTGGCCCCTGTTGAAAGGGAAGGGCGCGTTTTTTTGCCGGCCAGGTATGTGGCCGAGGTCTTGGGTTATGAGGTGGGATGGGTGGAAAGTAGGCAGCAGGTAGTGATGTGGCCCGGGAGATAA